One segment of Theobroma cacao cultivar B97-61/B2 chromosome 9, Criollo_cocoa_genome_V2, whole genome shotgun sequence DNA contains the following:
- the LOC18590037 gene encoding blue copper protein, protein MIKQRGYTSTSVLQFFTISCLLLLSFSGSVTAYKNYTVGDSLGWYDTLEKPTVNYQKWAAAKNFSLGDFLIFNTDNNHSVVQTYNFTIYKLCDDNDALQNDTIEWSAANPSATVPYPVSVPVPLVKEGMNYFFSSDYDGEQCQNGQQFKINVTHGQGLPKSLEEPDDAPAPNSPDFGSDDSAPDTIVPANFNHPIEEESDKDEDSGSFSLLFNSLDRKLNGFLILLGIFCIF, encoded by the exons ATGATAAAACAGAGAGGTTACACTAGTACTTCAGTTCTGCAATTCTTCACAATTTCTTGTCTTCtgcttctctctttttcaggATCTGTTACAGCTTACAAGAACTATACAGTTGGTGACTCCCTGGGCTGGTATGACACCCTTGAAAAGCCTACTGTAAACTACCAGAAATGGGCAGCTGCCAAAAACTTCAGCTTGGGAGATTTCCTCA TCTTTAATACAGATAATAACCATTCAGTAGTGCAAACATACAATTTCACCATATACAAGCTCTGTGATGACAATGATGCTTTGCAAAACGATACCATCGAATGGTCGGCGGCCAATCCATCGGCCACGGTGCCTTATCCAGTCTCAGTGCCAGTTCCCTTGGTGAAGGAAGGGATGAATTATTTCTTCTCCAGTGATTATGATGGTGAGCAGTGCCAGAATGGTCagcaattcaaaataaatgtgACTCACGGCCAAGGGTTACCCAAGAGCCTAGAAGAACCAGATGACGCCCCAGCTCCAAACAGTCCTGATTTTGGGAGTGATGATTCTGCCCCGGATACTATTGTACCTGCAAACTTCAATCATCCCATTGAAGAGGAAAGTGATAAGGATGAGGATTCGGGAtcattttctttacttttcaaCTCTTTGGATCGAAAATTGAACgggtttttaatattattaggaattttttgcatattttga